One part of the Microvirga sp. TS319 genome encodes these proteins:
- a CDS encoding UDP-glucuronic acid decarboxylase family protein: MKNRSTVYLKRQGLHASVAPSATRSSAGLSKDKRILVTGGAGFLGSHLMERLITAGHSVVCLDNFSTGTHSNITHLRGRGLEVVNHDVSLPFDLGPFDEIYNMACPASPPHYQRDPIQTTKTCVLGALNVLDIARKSNARVLQASTSEIYGDPNVHPQQETYWGNVNPIGPRACYDEGKRCAETLFFDYSRTHGVSARVARIFNTYGPRMRPDDGRVVSNFIVQALRGDDITIYGTGEQTRSFCFVTDLVDGLVRLMESPNDIELPINLGNPGEFTIGELASMVIDMVGSRSNIVFHALPKDDPQQRRPDIGQAKKCLDWSPKIPLQEGLIRTINYFDNVLSGPAMRHAPDLAYEARAM; the protein is encoded by the coding sequence ATGAAAAATCGAAGCACAGTGTATCTCAAGCGTCAGGGTCTCCATGCCTCCGTCGCGCCGTCTGCAACGCGGTCCTCTGCAGGTCTCTCCAAAGACAAGCGTATTCTCGTCACGGGTGGCGCGGGGTTCTTGGGATCCCACCTTATGGAGCGCCTCATCACTGCCGGGCATAGCGTTGTCTGTCTCGATAATTTCAGTACGGGAACCCACAGCAATATTACGCACCTGCGTGGACGCGGCCTCGAAGTCGTCAATCACGACGTCTCGCTTCCGTTCGATCTCGGACCATTCGACGAGATCTACAACATGGCGTGTCCAGCTTCGCCTCCGCATTATCAACGCGACCCAATTCAAACAACGAAGACGTGTGTGCTCGGTGCGCTGAATGTTCTGGACATCGCGCGCAAGTCGAATGCTCGCGTCCTTCAGGCGTCCACATCCGAGATCTACGGTGACCCGAATGTTCATCCGCAGCAAGAAACGTACTGGGGGAACGTGAACCCAATCGGCCCCCGAGCTTGCTATGATGAGGGAAAGCGCTGCGCCGAGACTCTATTCTTCGACTATTCCCGCACGCATGGGGTAAGCGCCAGAGTTGCCCGCATCTTCAATACCTACGGCCCACGAATGCGCCCTGATGACGGGCGCGTTGTATCCAATTTCATTGTGCAAGCCCTTCGTGGAGATGACATTACGATCTATGGAACAGGCGAGCAGACCCGATCCTTTTGCTTCGTCACGGACCTTGTAGACGGACTCGTGCGTCTCATGGAGAGTCCAAATGACATCGAGCTCCCCATCAATCTCGGCAATCCGGGAGAGTTCACCATCGGCGAACTCGCCTCCATGGTCATCGACATGGTGGGATCGCGCTCCAACATTGTGTTCCACGCTCTTCCAAAGGATGATCCGCAGCAACGAAGGCCGGATATCGGCCAGGCGAAGAAGTGTCTCGACTGGAGTCCGAAGATCCCTCTGCAGGAGGGGTTGATAAGGACTATCAACTATTTCGACAATGTTCTCTCCGGACCGGCCATGCGCCATGCGCCTGATCTCGCCTATGAAGCGAGGGCCATGTAA
- a CDS encoding DUF995 domain-containing protein, whose translation MGRASIAGGRSPIEPSKPNVTTPASGERAMTSSELQQMYGGKTWMWTDGGGYFDPSGSFYGAVGNSPATAYLARGRWATSDRGALCFQALWAGQSGKNAEETCFYHKVANGRILQRKGQDGEWYTFKSPRVGPKDEFRKVITGNRIGDKMTHLRSKYLYGLAM comes from the coding sequence ATGGGGCGGGCGTCAATCGCAGGTGGGCGTTCGCCTATTGAGCCAAGCAAGCCGAATGTAACAACTCCGGCGTCCGGAGAGCGTGCCATGACCTCAAGTGAGCTCCAACAGATGTATGGCGGCAAGACTTGGATGTGGACCGACGGCGGCGGGTATTTTGATCCGAGCGGCTCGTTCTATGGTGCCGTAGGCAATAGCCCTGCCACCGCGTACCTCGCTCGCGGGCGGTGGGCGACAAGCGATCGGGGCGCCTTGTGCTTCCAGGCTCTTTGGGCAGGCCAGAGTGGTAAGAACGCGGAGGAGACCTGCTTTTACCACAAGGTCGCGAATGGAAGGATCCTTCAGAGGAAGGGCCAAGATGGCGAGTGGTACACCTTCAAGAGTCCGCGCGTCGGGCCAAAGGATGAATTCAGGAAAGTCATCACAGGTAATCGTATTGGCGATAAGATGACGCACCTCAGGTCAAAGTATCTCTACGGTCTTGCTATGTAG
- a CDS encoding DUF995 domain-containing protein, translated as MSKKQAKGSDDTFGRPLSAVELRQLYNGRTWLWENGGGYMDPSGRFGAIIDSWNGRMSMADGEWTANDRGRLCFRGSWRSQTGKTHSESCFTHYAWGDVIYQRKEPNGSWYVFKHSPTAESDEFNMIVPGNRIAVPISSKRPAQASGRRKRK; from the coding sequence GTGAGCAAGAAGCAGGCAAAGGGAAGCGACGATACGTTTGGACGCCCCTTATCCGCGGTGGAACTCCGCCAGCTTTACAACGGTAGAACATGGCTCTGGGAGAATGGCGGCGGCTATATGGATCCGAGCGGCCGGTTCGGCGCCATAATCGATAGCTGGAATGGGCGCATGTCGATGGCCGATGGCGAGTGGACCGCAAATGACAGAGGTCGCCTGTGCTTCAGGGGGAGCTGGCGGTCCCAGACCGGCAAGACACATTCGGAAAGCTGCTTCACGCATTATGCGTGGGGTGACGTGATCTATCAAAGGAAGGAGCCGAATGGCTCCTGGTATGTCTTCAAGCACTCGCCCACAGCAGAATCTGACGAGTTCAATATGATTGTCCCAGGCAACCGGATCGCCGTTCCGATTTCTTCGAAGCGACCAGCTCAAGCATCCGGCCGACGGAAGCGGAAGTGA
- a CDS encoding glycoside hydrolase family 26 protein has translation MLKDEKSIAIEHTFVYWQRFSPEQYQTFAKSAAERSREVMVTVEPWTRADNWTRGRETLLDDIINGGFDKEIGSVCRAVGASGSPVMVTWGHEMDEQEGRYPWANQNPEKYKKAFHYFVDHCRPLAPHARFGWTPKGEETLGAYYPSDDYVDFIGLKLFDLQAWNQDHQDWRSFEDKFDALHKQVASFGKPIVLAEFGVEGDDGFRQAALECALERIGAFDHLEAIVYFNDRETWRWPRQYGHPDWRIASGEFFECRPQYISTLMAPMSGLFSPVE, from the coding sequence TTGCTCAAGGACGAGAAGAGCATCGCAATCGAACACACTTTTGTATACTGGCAGCGTTTCAGTCCGGAACAATACCAGACCTTCGCGAAAAGCGCGGCCGAGCGTAGTCGCGAGGTCATGGTGACGGTCGAGCCATGGACCCGCGCAGATAACTGGACGCGAGGTCGGGAAACTCTCCTGGACGACATCATCAATGGTGGCTTCGATAAGGAAATCGGTTCGGTTTGTCGCGCCGTGGGTGCCTCCGGATCGCCGGTGATGGTGACCTGGGGGCACGAAATGGATGAGCAAGAGGGACGTTACCCTTGGGCTAACCAGAATCCTGAGAAGTACAAGAAGGCATTCCATTACTTTGTGGATCATTGCCGACCGCTTGCACCGCATGCGCGCTTCGGATGGACCCCCAAGGGGGAGGAGACGCTCGGGGCATATTACCCTAGCGACGATTACGTGGATTTCATTGGGCTGAAGCTTTTTGACTTACAGGCTTGGAACCAAGATCACCAAGACTGGCGCAGCTTCGAGGATAAGTTTGATGCGTTGCACAAGCAGGTGGCTTCATTCGGCAAGCCGATCGTCCTGGCAGAATTTGGAGTGGAGGGCGACGACGGGTTCAGGCAGGCCGCGCTGGAATGTGCTCTGGAACGTATAGGAGCGTTCGATCACCTGGAGGCTATCGTTTATTTTAATGATAGAGAAACGTGGCGCTGGCCTCGACAGTACGGTCATCCGGATTGGCGAATTGCGAGCGGAGAGTTCTTCGAGTGCCGGCCGCAGTACATATCAACACTCATGGCGCCGATGAGCGGCCTTTTTTCCCCTGTTGAGTAG
- a CDS encoding outer membrane protein, with amino-acid sequence MRTFITAAAAFIGLNVAASAADLPGRTVDFPIGTSVFTWTGFYVGVNAGVGFNNGDDDLVFGGDTILADSDNDASFVGGGQVGYNYQMGSFVVGVEGDLQWADFGSTTYDFTGLGGGLITRDSGDWFGTVRARAGVAFDRALIYATGGWAFADNRNGWTVGGGIEYAITNNLSAKLEGLYVKLNSDDFTVPGVGTFSTGDTDFGVVRAGLNYRFGAN; translated from the coding sequence ATGAGAACCTTCATTACAGCGGCTGCGGCCTTCATCGGCCTGAACGTCGCCGCATCTGCAGCTGATCTTCCAGGGCGTACCGTCGATTTCCCAATTGGCACTTCAGTTTTCACCTGGACCGGTTTCTACGTCGGTGTGAACGCCGGCGTCGGCTTCAACAACGGCGATGACGATCTCGTGTTCGGCGGCGACACCATCCTCGCCGACAGCGACAACGACGCGAGCTTCGTGGGCGGCGGTCAGGTCGGCTACAACTACCAGATGGGCTCCTTCGTGGTCGGCGTGGAAGGCGACCTGCAGTGGGCCGATTTCGGCAGCACCACCTATGACTTCACCGGTCTTGGCGGCGGCCTGATCACCCGTGATTCGGGCGACTGGTTCGGCACGGTTCGTGCTCGCGCCGGTGTCGCGTTCGACCGCGCCCTGATCTACGCCACCGGCGGCTGGGCCTTCGCGGACAACCGCAACGGCTGGACGGTCGGCGGCGGCATCGAGTACGCCATCACCAACAACCTCTCGGCCAAGCTCGAAGGCCTGTACGTGAAGCTCAACAGCGACGACTTCACGGTTCCGGGCGTTGGCACGTTCAGCACCGGCGACACCGATTTCGGTGTGGTTCGCGCCGGCCTGAACTACCGCTTCGGCGCCAACTAA
- a CDS encoding alanine racemase: MADLRSPLDETIRGIPPGSGSVSHDTVVSQAWRPADNSMPLPVLTLDEAAFRENCGQMFGFARSHGAALAPHAKTPMSPDIVKLLLEQGAWGATTANLQQTAVLLQAGCRRLLLANQIGGDASGKRLGELLKRYPDADVRVFADSPRAVGALAVAGQYAGRPVPVLVEVGRGRAGARDINSARDVIRGIASDPDYVRFAGAAAYEGAVASADPVATRKAIEELSEFAAQTFHLVREQAPGTPLLLSAGGSAFFDLVVAALRPIVTADGNATLVLRSGAIFFHDHGVYERALRAMDDRKGFVIDGQTRSAVAAFTPALRLWAEVLSRPEPELAICGMGMRDVSFDQDLPVALNIYRNGRPLPSGGSTVPLRVSKLNDQHAFLSLSPGTDLAVGDVVEFGISHPCTCLDRWRVFYGLDENGQVRSAFRTYFG, encoded by the coding sequence ATGGCGGACCTAAGATCACCCCTCGACGAAACGATCCGCGGAATACCTCCTGGATCCGGCTCGGTTTCCCACGACACTGTTGTGTCTCAAGCATGGCGCCCGGCCGACAACTCGATGCCGTTGCCTGTGCTGACCTTGGACGAGGCTGCCTTTCGCGAGAATTGCGGACAGATGTTCGGCTTTGCGAGGAGTCACGGTGCTGCCCTCGCGCCACATGCCAAGACGCCAATGTCTCCCGATATCGTCAAGCTATTGCTGGAGCAGGGTGCCTGGGGGGCTACAACGGCCAACCTTCAGCAGACGGCCGTTCTCCTCCAGGCCGGGTGCCGGCGGCTGCTTCTTGCAAACCAGATTGGCGGCGATGCGAGCGGGAAGCGGCTGGGTGAGTTGCTCAAGCGATATCCGGATGCTGATGTGCGAGTCTTCGCGGATTCGCCTCGGGCGGTCGGTGCACTTGCGGTTGCGGGTCAATATGCCGGCCGGCCAGTCCCGGTCCTTGTTGAGGTCGGGCGCGGTCGTGCCGGTGCACGGGATATCAACTCGGCGAGGGACGTGATCCGCGGCATCGCGTCGGACCCCGACTATGTGCGCTTTGCCGGAGCGGCGGCCTATGAAGGTGCAGTGGCCAGTGCCGATCCGGTGGCTACCCGGAAAGCGATCGAGGAGCTTTCCGAGTTTGCCGCGCAGACATTCCACTTGGTGCGAGAGCAGGCTCCAGGCACTCCGCTGTTGCTGAGTGCAGGAGGGTCCGCCTTCTTCGACCTGGTGGTCGCGGCATTGCGGCCGATCGTAACGGCAGACGGAAATGCCACCCTCGTTCTGCGCAGCGGCGCGATCTTCTTTCACGATCACGGCGTTTATGAGCGTGCGCTCCGTGCCATGGACGATCGCAAAGGGTTCGTGATCGACGGTCAAACCCGTTCCGCAGTCGCTGCCTTCACCCCGGCGCTGCGACTGTGGGCTGAGGTGCTTTCGCGTCCGGAACCGGAACTCGCCATCTGCGGCATGGGGATGCGGGACGTCTCTTTCGATCAGGACCTGCCCGTTGCGCTCAATATCTACCGTAACGGCCGCCCGCTTCCCAGTGGCGGCTCCACGGTTCCTCTGCGCGTCAGCAAGCTGAACGATCAGCATGCCTTTCTCAGTCTCTCGCCCGGGACCGATCTTGCGGTTGGAGACGTTGTGGAGTTCGGAATTTCTCATCCCTGCACGTGTCTTGATCGCTGGCGCGTGTTCTATGGGCTGGATGAGAACGGTCAGGTTCGCTCCGCCTTTCGGACCTATTTCGGATAG
- a CDS encoding amino acid ABC transporter permease, with translation MNFQQLWRYQDRFIEGVVLTVTLTGIAAVAGTLIGLLGAVLVRSGPRPVRWLIQSYIEVIRNTPSLIQIFLMFFVLPASGLKLPPFEAASVALSIYFGAYAIEIIRSGLDTIPRSQIEAGACLGLSRWEVFRHIVLAPALRNIYPAFTSQFVLLLLGTSIASQISAEELFHTASFVESRTYRSFEVYTVVCAIYFILAMAFKGMFAVVGRLAFRWPTRR, from the coding sequence CTGAACTTCCAACAGCTCTGGCGTTATCAGGATCGCTTCATCGAGGGTGTCGTTCTTACGGTGACCCTAACGGGTATCGCGGCCGTTGCGGGCACTCTCATCGGCCTACTGGGAGCCGTTCTCGTTCGCAGTGGCCCACGTCCGGTGCGATGGCTCATTCAAAGCTATATTGAGGTCATCCGGAACACGCCTTCACTGATCCAGATCTTCCTGATGTTCTTCGTCCTGCCGGCTTCCGGTCTGAAGCTGCCCCCGTTCGAAGCCGCAAGCGTCGCCCTGAGCATCTACTTTGGAGCCTATGCAATCGAGATCATCCGTTCTGGACTCGACACTATTCCGCGGAGCCAGATTGAGGCGGGGGCCTGCCTTGGACTGTCCCGCTGGGAGGTGTTCCGACACATCGTCCTCGCACCTGCACTGCGCAATATCTATCCTGCCTTCACGAGCCAGTTCGTGCTGCTGCTGCTTGGAACCTCTATTGCATCCCAAATTTCAGCCGAAGAGCTGTTCCACACGGCGAGTTTCGTCGAAAGCCGCACCTACCGCAGCTTCGAAGTCTATACCGTTGTTTGCGCGATCTACTTCATACTCGCAATGGCTTTCAAAGGCATGTTCGCGGTTGTTGGCCGGCTGGCATTTCGCTGGCCAACGCGACGCTGA
- a CDS encoding amino acid ABC transporter permease, whose product MRVFTTSDLISLFAALQWTIILVTLAIAIGAPLALALALMRISRIAPLRWMAAVYLQLVQGIPLLGLLMFFYFGVPVFLGVQVPAIVAVGIAFAAYSSAFLGEIWRGGIQAVKQAQWEAAACLGITRWQQFRYVIAPQALRIALPATVGFMVQLIKGTSLASVVGFVELARAGQLASAATFQPLLIYTIVAAIYFAMCFPLTIWSRSLEARLNGAR is encoded by the coding sequence ATGCGCGTCTTTACAACGTCCGATCTGATTTCGCTCTTTGCTGCGCTCCAATGGACGATCATTCTCGTCACCTTGGCAATTGCAATCGGGGCGCCTCTGGCGCTCGCCCTTGCTCTGATGAGGATCAGCAGGATCGCACCGCTACGCTGGATGGCGGCTGTATATCTCCAGCTGGTTCAAGGCATCCCACTCCTTGGGCTCCTGATGTTCTTCTACTTCGGCGTGCCTGTGTTCCTGGGTGTCCAGGTGCCTGCCATTGTGGCCGTCGGAATAGCATTTGCCGCGTACAGCAGTGCCTTCCTCGGCGAAATCTGGCGCGGTGGTATTCAAGCGGTGAAGCAGGCCCAATGGGAGGCTGCTGCCTGTCTTGGCATAACGCGGTGGCAGCAGTTCCGCTATGTGATTGCGCCACAGGCGCTGCGCATTGCTCTGCCGGCCACGGTCGGGTTCATGGTTCAACTCATCAAGGGCACCTCGTTGGCATCCGTCGTTGGATTCGTCGAGCTTGCTCGCGCAGGCCAGCTGGCAAGCGCGGCGACCTTCCAGCCTTTGCTGATCTACACAATCGTCGCCGCTATCTACTTCGCAATGTGTTTCCCACTCACCATCTGGTCGCGTTCCTTGGAGGCTCGTCTCAATGGCGCTCGTTGA
- a CDS encoding amino acid ABC transporter ATP-binding protein, which yields MALVEIRDVRKSFGANEVLKGVSLDINEGEIVTIIGRSGSGKSTLLRCINALEQIDGGEIRVEGKVVRTDMPDLRKFRQRVGIVFQAFNLFPHLTVEKNITLAPVLTGKVGKQKARQLALEVLERVGLAEKVDSYPERLSGGQQQRVAIARCLAMAPHLMLFDEVTSALDPELVGEVLKVMEDMARQGMTMALVTHEMGFARNVASKIVFMHQGKVWEQGPPAELFANPRTPELKSFISSIK from the coding sequence ATGGCGCTCGTTGAAATCCGTGATGTACGCAAGAGCTTTGGCGCGAATGAAGTTCTGAAGGGCGTCTCGCTCGACATCAACGAAGGAGAGATCGTTACCATCATCGGGCGGAGCGGATCTGGCAAGAGCACGCTGCTTCGATGCATCAACGCACTCGAGCAGATCGATGGTGGCGAAATCCGGGTGGAAGGCAAGGTCGTCCGGACGGACATGCCGGATCTGCGGAAGTTTCGGCAGCGCGTCGGGATTGTGTTCCAAGCGTTCAATCTCTTTCCGCATCTCACGGTCGAGAAGAACATCACCTTGGCTCCTGTTCTCACCGGCAAAGTTGGTAAGCAGAAGGCGCGCCAGCTGGCGCTCGAGGTGCTCGAGCGAGTCGGCTTGGCAGAGAAGGTAGACTCCTATCCGGAGCGGCTCTCTGGTGGCCAGCAGCAGCGCGTGGCCATCGCCCGCTGCCTAGCCATGGCGCCACACCTTATGCTCTTTGACGAGGTAACCTCGGCCCTCGATCCGGAGCTCGTCGGCGAAGTGCTTAAGGTTATGGAGGACATGGCCCGGCAGGGCATGACGATGGCTCTCGTCACGCACGAGATGGGGTTTGCGCGCAATGTCGCCTCCAAGATCGTGTTCATGCATCAAGGCAAAGTCTGGGAGCAGGGACCGCCTGCCGAACTGTTCGCGAACCCTCGAACGCCAGAACTCAAGAGTTTCATCAGCTCGATCAAGTAG
- a CDS encoding transporter substrate-binding domain-containing protein — MKKLRNLIAAAAASILIAVPTLAKADKLQDVLSAGTLRVGLLLDAAPWGFKDAKGEAAGLDVDLAKLMASDMGVKLEIVPLTGASRIPSILADKVDVLIAAMGATPERAQQVMFSQPYAAVNLGVFGPKSLPVTKNPGDLKGHSIAVSKGSTLDVWLTDNAKDAKIVRFEDTPSAIAAYLSGQAETFAENSAIALKVAEDNAGKEVELKYLIRQSPAHVGVSQGEQNLLNWINTFLFYNRLNGKLNELQLKHFKEAQTLPQM, encoded by the coding sequence ATGAAGAAGTTACGCAACCTGATTGCTGCTGCGGCAGCATCCATTCTCATTGCGGTGCCCACATTGGCCAAGGCTGACAAGCTTCAGGACGTCCTCAGTGCAGGAACGCTAAGGGTCGGTCTGCTCCTGGACGCCGCCCCATGGGGGTTCAAGGATGCGAAGGGCGAAGCCGCGGGTCTGGACGTTGATCTCGCTAAGCTCATGGCGTCCGATATGGGGGTAAAGCTCGAAATCGTGCCGTTGACAGGCGCAAGCCGTATTCCGAGTATTCTGGCCGACAAAGTCGACGTTCTCATCGCTGCGATGGGTGCTACACCGGAGCGAGCGCAGCAGGTCATGTTCTCCCAGCCATACGCCGCCGTGAACCTCGGTGTATTCGGTCCGAAGAGCCTGCCAGTTACCAAAAATCCCGGCGATCTGAAGGGACACTCGATCGCGGTCTCCAAGGGTAGCACACTTGACGTGTGGCTGACGGACAATGCCAAGGATGCGAAGATTGTGCGTTTCGAAGATACGCCGTCGGCCATAGCGGCGTACCTGTCCGGTCAGGCGGAGACATTTGCCGAGAATAGCGCGATTGCCTTGAAGGTCGCCGAGGACAATGCCGGCAAAGAGGTCGAGCTCAAGTATCTGATCCGTCAGTCTCCCGCGCACGTTGGAGTTTCCCAAGGAGAGCAGAACCTTCTGAACTGGATCAACACCTTCCTGTTTTACAATCGACTGAATGGCAAGCTGAACGAGCTCCAGCTCAAGCACTTCAAGGAAGCTCAAACGCTTCCGCAAATGTAA
- a CDS encoding succinylglutamate desuccinylase/aspartoacylase family protein: MHTGVYHSLDFTAEGKSADFLSIPFSVDRSPYFQVKVPMVRIKRGTGPRVLLMAGNHGDEYEGELALMRLIRHLGPDMIRGEITILPVANTPAVMAARRRSPLDDGNLNRAFPGDLAGSPTFRIAYFLERELFSRHDVVFDLHSGGTTMCHLPCALIERQGPPDRFSLALDLMKATGLGHGFIAENGATAPTSMAAAARAGAIGLSGEFGGGGTVTPGTMAATSRAIDNLLLKLGIVDERVLGSEASDREPMQLLALDSHQQSIFATRRGWFEPAVVPGARVEKGDVAGWYHDLSRIDAPEETLRFHESGIVIARRLPTDSEAGDCLIQVARPIDERAVLNWPAR, translated from the coding sequence ATGCATACGGGCGTGTACCATTCGCTTGATTTCACCGCCGAAGGAAAGTCGGCGGACTTTCTCAGTATCCCCTTCTCGGTTGATCGCTCCCCTTACTTTCAAGTCAAGGTGCCGATGGTGCGGATCAAGCGGGGAACCGGTCCACGCGTTTTGCTGATGGCTGGCAATCATGGCGATGAGTATGAAGGCGAGCTCGCGCTGATGCGTCTTATCCGTCATCTCGGTCCGGACATGATCAGGGGGGAGATCACGATTCTGCCTGTCGCCAATACGCCTGCTGTGATGGCCGCGCGGCGGCGTTCTCCGCTGGATGACGGTAATCTCAATCGAGCCTTCCCGGGGGATCTCGCTGGATCACCCACCTTCCGGATCGCCTATTTCCTTGAACGGGAGTTATTTTCACGCCACGACGTGGTATTTGACCTCCATTCCGGTGGCACGACAATGTGTCATCTGCCCTGTGCGCTCATCGAGCGGCAAGGACCGCCGGATCGTTTCTCGCTGGCTTTGGATTTGATGAAGGCGACCGGTCTCGGCCATGGTTTTATTGCCGAGAATGGCGCCACAGCGCCTACATCTATGGCCGCCGCCGCGAGAGCGGGCGCCATCGGGCTCAGCGGCGAGTTTGGTGGCGGCGGAACGGTTACCCCTGGAACGATGGCTGCGACAAGCAGGGCGATCGACAATCTTCTGCTGAAACTCGGTATCGTCGACGAGCGGGTGCTCGGTTCTGAGGCCAGCGATCGTGAGCCCATGCAATTGCTTGCTCTGGACAGCCATCAGCAATCGATCTTTGCCACCCGTCGTGGCTGGTTCGAACCCGCTGTCGTTCCTGGCGCTCGAGTGGAAAAAGGCGACGTTGCAGGGTGGTATCACGATCTAAGCCGGATCGACGCGCCGGAAGAAACGCTTCGCTTCCACGAGTCCGGAATTGTCATCGCACGTCGGCTTCCAACAGACAGCGAGGCAGGAGACTGCCTGATCCAGGTCGCAAGGCCGATTGACGAACGGGCGGTTCTAAACTGGCCAGCACGATGA
- a CDS encoding LacI family DNA-binding transcriptional regulator, with product MSPTFDQVVRIGKPVSFEHGVDRKPVRIEEVARIAGVSPITVSRALRQPDRVSEEKRLKVQRAIEATGYASNPHARALRSGRSNIVAAFVSNIHSQQFGLAVQGCAEVMEPHGFQLMIGQTSYSYARETSMIQSLMALRPAAVLFTGVVELEENRTFLRDLGIPVVETWAFPPDPVDMLVGFSNTDGGRMVAQHFAAQGYRRVAFIGRSGGRGQLRLGGFREGVRASNLELVAELNLDTVSGLSDGQRALNQLLACHEKIDAVFCANDLIAMGALLEASRCGLNVPDDIAIAGFGDSDLAAEIPPGLTTIRMDCRRIGYRAGEMLLARLSGVAPDVSSETVTLEIVKRGST from the coding sequence GTGTCACCGACCTTTGATCAAGTCGTCCGCATCGGAAAACCCGTCAGTTTTGAACACGGGGTCGACCGGAAGCCCGTGCGCATCGAGGAAGTGGCGCGCATTGCCGGGGTTTCGCCCATCACGGTTTCGCGGGCTCTCCGCCAGCCGGACCGGGTATCGGAGGAAAAACGCCTCAAGGTTCAACGAGCCATTGAGGCTACCGGCTATGCATCCAACCCTCATGCGCGAGCATTGAGATCCGGTCGCTCGAACATCGTTGCGGCTTTCGTCTCAAACATTCACAGCCAGCAGTTTGGACTGGCCGTTCAAGGCTGCGCCGAAGTGATGGAGCCGCATGGGTTCCAACTCATGATCGGACAAACCTCGTATTCTTATGCGAGGGAAACATCGATGATTCAGTCGCTTATGGCCTTGCGTCCGGCGGCTGTCCTATTCACCGGTGTGGTGGAGCTGGAAGAAAACAGGACATTCCTGCGGGATCTTGGTATTCCCGTCGTGGAGACGTGGGCTTTCCCACCCGACCCGGTTGATATGCTGGTCGGGTTTTCCAATACCGATGGCGGTCGAATGGTCGCGCAGCACTTCGCGGCGCAAGGATACCGCCGCGTCGCGTTCATCGGGCGAAGCGGAGGTCGCGGCCAACTGCGCCTGGGGGGCTTCCGTGAAGGTGTGCGCGCCTCGAATCTCGAGCTGGTGGCAGAGCTGAACTTGGATACGGTTTCAGGTCTCTCGGATGGCCAGCGGGCTCTAAACCAGCTCCTAGCCTGTCATGAGAAGATTGACGCTGTTTTCTGCGCCAATGATCTCATTGCAATGGGTGCATTACTTGAGGCTTCCAGGTGTGGGCTGAATGTGCCGGACGATATTGCAATTGCAGGATTCGGGGACAGCGATTTGGCGGCTGAGATCCCGCCGGGCCTGACAACCATTCGGATGGACTGTCGTCGGATCGGCTATCGCGCCGGCGAAATGCTGCTCGCCCGCTTGAGCGGAGTAGCACCCGACGTATCCAGCGAGACCGTCACATTGGAGATTGTTAAGCGCGGAAGCACCTAA
- a CDS encoding RidA family protein, translating into MTPEEKLTALGLTLPEAPVPVANYMPYRWAGNLLYLSGQGPKRRDGTYRPGRLGRDISVEEAYEEARLTGLNLLAVAKSALGELNRIEAVVKLLGMVNAEADFFDHPKVINGCSDLLVEVLGDAGRHARSAVGMGSLPNRMAVEVEAILLVRT; encoded by the coding sequence ATGACCCCTGAAGAAAAGCTAACGGCCCTTGGTCTGACTCTGCCCGAAGCGCCGGTACCGGTTGCCAATTACATGCCGTATCGTTGGGCGGGCAATCTGCTGTACCTGTCAGGGCAGGGGCCAAAGCGCCGGGACGGAACGTATCGCCCCGGGCGCCTTGGCAGAGATATCTCAGTCGAAGAAGCCTATGAGGAGGCTCGTCTCACAGGGCTAAATCTCTTGGCTGTTGCGAAATCGGCCCTCGGTGAACTCAACCGGATCGAAGCTGTCGTCAAGTTGCTCGGCATGGTGAACGCCGAGGCTGACTTCTTCGATCATCCGAAGGTGATCAACGGATGCTCGGACCTCCTCGTCGAGGTTCTAGGGGACGCCGGCCGTCATGCACGTTCCGCCGTCGGAATGGGATCGCTGCCGAATCGTATGGCGGTTGAAGTCGAAGCCATCCTTTTGGTCAGAAC